One window of the Meiothermus sp. CFH 77666 genome contains the following:
- a CDS encoding LptF/LptG family permease, whose translation MTHLDRYILREAVPVFLFGLVLYVGFGLISNILPRAQWMGTAELGSILKWLALQVPAASVQALPIAGLLSILLTFGRLARENELLVMQAGGISVLRTARLFLLGGLLLSGLSLVLSEWVVPWANRATALVYWNELVPERTAQFRLVGRELSVGDYTLRFEGFDAAKDELQQVRLERWQGQTMTVILAQSARLQGSVMVFRNYKVFTLDFARLPLPEFATLEQAETGLREVFRAQNIGQAGAELSVRLSRSREDLEAQYAGGGFETPVSLSEWWRKLQDPSTPPRERREAKAQWHSSIALALGNLMVLILALPIAVRRATSPGTALALALVLTIAYYVAFSTGKVLALSSPLPPELAAWAANLLGLAAGLWLGKGVYR comes from the coding sequence ATGACCCACCTGGATCGTTACATCCTCCGCGAAGCCGTGCCGGTTTTTTTGTTCGGGCTGGTGCTGTATGTGGGCTTCGGCCTGATCAGCAATATTCTGCCCAGGGCGCAGTGGATGGGCACCGCCGAGCTGGGTAGCATCCTCAAGTGGCTGGCCTTGCAGGTGCCGGCCGCCTCGGTGCAGGCGCTACCCATTGCGGGTCTCCTTTCGATTCTGCTGACTTTTGGACGACTGGCACGGGAGAACGAGCTCCTGGTGATGCAGGCCGGCGGCATCTCGGTGCTGCGTACCGCCCGACTCTTTTTGCTGGGGGGGCTCCTCTTGAGCGGGCTCTCGCTGGTGCTCTCGGAGTGGGTGGTGCCCTGGGCCAACCGGGCCACGGCGCTGGTGTACTGGAACGAACTCGTACCCGAACGCACCGCTCAGTTTCGCCTGGTCGGGCGTGAGCTTTCGGTGGGTGACTACACCCTGCGCTTTGAGGGTTTCGATGCAGCCAAAGATGAGTTACAGCAGGTGCGCCTCGAGCGCTGGCAGGGCCAGACCATGACCGTAATTCTGGCCCAGAGCGCCCGCTTACAGGGCTCGGTGATGGTGTTTCGGAACTACAAGGTGTTTACCCTGGACTTTGCCCGCCTGCCCCTCCCCGAGTTTGCCACCCTCGAGCAGGCCGAAACCGGCTTGCGAGAGGTCTTCCGGGCCCAGAACATCGGCCAGGCCGGCGCCGAGCTTTCGGTACGGCTCTCCCGTAGCCGCGAAGACCTGGAAGCCCAGTACGCCGGGGGCGGCTTCGAGACGCCGGTCTCGCTTTCGGAGTGGTGGCGCAAACTCCAGGACCCCAGTACCCCGCCCCGCGAACGGCGCGAAGCCAAGGCCCAGTGGCATTCCAGCATTGCCCTGGCCCTGGGCAACCTGATGGTGCTCATCCTGGCCCTGCCCATTGCGGTACGCCGGGCCACCAGCCCCGGTACCGCTCTGGCCCTGGCCCTGGTGCTTACCATTGCCTACTACGTGGCTTTCAGCACCGGCAAGGTGCTGGCCCTCTCGAGCCCCCTGCCCCCCGAACTGGCCGCCTGGGCTGCCAACCTGCTGGGCCTGGCGGCGGGTCTCTGGCTGGGGAAGGGTGTTTATCGCTGA